In Flavobacterium sp. N1736, the following are encoded in one genomic region:
- a CDS encoding GLPGLI family protein, with product MKKVILYMSLILVFTQMQAQKDFQGMAVYESKTQAPKFEGMRGGNRDITPEMQKTMEERMKKMLEKTFILNFDKSASIYKEEEKLDAPGQQGGGMRIMMNSFMGGGGTFYKDVKAKTYTVDKEFMGKEFLVVDSLPKLNWKMESETKQIGGYTCYKATAVKEASKTDFRNFRPKNNDDKKPEEKKDETKKTSGETKTNFEDNFEMPKEIFVTAWYTPEIPVNQGPENYWGLPGLILEVNDGKTTILCSKVVLNAKEKAEIKPSKKGKVISQKDYDETVIKKMEEFREMNRGRAGGPPPMMGR from the coding sequence ATGAAAAAAGTAATTTTATATATGTCTTTAATCCTTGTATTTACTCAAATGCAGGCACAAAAAGATTTTCAGGGAATGGCTGTTTATGAGTCAAAAACGCAAGCACCTAAATTTGAAGGAATGCGAGGCGGAAATCGTGATATTACGCCGGAAATGCAAAAGACGATGGAAGAGCGAATGAAAAAAATGCTGGAGAAAACATTTATTCTAAATTTTGATAAATCAGCTTCTATATATAAAGAAGAAGAAAAACTAGATGCACCGGGGCAACAAGGAGGCGGAATGAGAATAATGATGAATTCGTTTATGGGCGGCGGCGGAACTTTTTATAAAGATGTAAAAGCAAAAACATATACAGTTGATAAAGAGTTTATGGGAAAAGAATTTCTCGTTGTAGATTCTTTACCAAAATTAAACTGGAAAATGGAATCTGAAACAAAACAAATTGGCGGTTATACGTGTTACAAGGCAACAGCTGTAAAAGAGGCGAGTAAAACAGATTTTAGAAATTTCAGACCTAAAAATAACGACGATAAAAAACCGGAAGAAAAAAAGGATGAAACCAAAAAAACTTCCGGTGAAACGAAAACCAATTTTGAGGACAATTTTGAAATGCCAAAAGAAATTTTTGTAACGGCTTGGTATACACCGGAAATTCCGGTGAATCAGGGACCTGAAAATTATTGGGGTTTACCGGGTTTAATTTTAGAAGTAAATGATGGGAAAACAACAATTTTATGTTCGAAAGTTGTTTTGAATGCAAAAGAAAAAGCGGAGATAAAACCATCTAAAAAAGGAAAAGTGATTTCTCAGAAAGATTATGATGAAACCGTAATTAAAAAAATGGAAGAATTTAGGGAAATGAATCGTGGGCGCGCAGGCGGACCACCGCCTATGATGGGAAGATAA
- a CDS encoding carboxypeptidase-like regulatory domain-containing protein: MNKILCFAAILLTSVSFSQSLRFDGFIQDGQKNPLEMANIMAVNTATKAMDSYGITNDKGKFQLTLKPNTAYSIKVSYLGMKSKEIAISTKTENIVQNIVMDDVGIELEGVEIVREMPVSISGDTIVYNADSFKSGTEKKLEDVLKKLPGVEVNADGEIEVEGKKVSKLMVEGKDFFDGDTKLGVKNIPADAIDKIQVLRNYNEVGALKGLENDQDNVAMNIKLKEGKKNFWFGDVTAGTGVGELDSRYIINPKLFYYSPKYSINLITNFNNIGELPLTAQDYFKFTGGFKSLMKKGGSNFNISSNDIGISLLRNNRAKEIETKFGATNFAYSITKSWNISGFGILSTSKTDLETKSQTTILDSGDQQKRDELTHQKNNLGLFKLSSTYKPNDRFQFDYDILTKLSKQNEDTDLLRESVVDNVSNTETILTNKKQDPTSVNQNLSLYYTQSTKNIFAFEIQHLYQDENPFYNANLRTQPFVLSGYTPNQNRNDLNQDRFVKTNKIDAKLDYYYMVTPKSNINITLGNTYSYQNFNSHMFQILDNGDRNDLNTPENNNQVNYNFDDVFLGFHYKILTGKFTLTPGFSVHSYAMKNTQLGTDYSQNFTKILPDFFALYQIKKAETLTYNFSLTNDFTDINQLAAGYVLSDYSSLFRGNRLLENATSQVHTLRYFKYNMFNFENIFANATYTKKVDAIKTAAEFTGINQSSVPYNSNLADETFSGMGNYGRSFLKNYKASVNASFNWSKFNNIQNKELATTESFVQSYTVKASTNYKNLPNIEFGYNALINKYSGSTYFTDKPFARLDYYFLNSFSFVSEYEFYHYYNGNKTVDNEYDFLSASLIYQKKESKWEYKISATNLLNTKYLNDDSFSQFSTRVSQYTVQPRYIIFSMKYNL; this comes from the coding sequence ATGAACAAAATACTTTGTTTTGCAGCCATTTTATTGACTTCTGTTTCCTTTTCTCAAAGTCTTCGTTTTGATGGTTTTATTCAGGATGGACAAAAAAATCCGCTGGAAATGGCGAATATCATGGCTGTAAATACGGCTACAAAAGCAATGGATTCTTATGGGATTACTAATGATAAAGGAAAATTTCAGCTGACTTTAAAACCCAATACAGCGTATTCGATCAAAGTGAGTTATCTTGGTATGAAATCGAAAGAAATCGCTATTTCGACCAAAACTGAAAATATTGTTCAAAACATTGTTATGGACGATGTTGGAATTGAACTTGAAGGTGTAGAAATCGTGCGCGAAATGCCTGTTTCGATAAGCGGTGATACTATTGTTTATAATGCTGATTCGTTTAAATCAGGAACAGAAAAAAAACTGGAAGATGTACTAAAAAAACTTCCGGGCGTTGAGGTAAATGCCGATGGTGAGATTGAAGTTGAAGGAAAAAAAGTAAGCAAATTAATGGTTGAAGGCAAAGATTTTTTTGACGGAGACACAAAACTTGGCGTAAAAAATATTCCTGCTGATGCGATCGATAAAATTCAGGTTTTAAGAAATTACAACGAAGTTGGCGCTTTAAAAGGTTTAGAAAACGATCAGGATAATGTGGCGATGAATATTAAACTGAAAGAAGGCAAAAAGAACTTTTGGTTTGGCGATGTTACAGCCGGAACCGGAGTTGGAGAACTCGACAGCCGTTATATTATTAACCCAAAATTGTTTTATTACAGCCCTAAATACAGTATTAATTTAATCACCAATTTTAATAATATTGGTGAATTACCGCTTACCGCGCAGGATTATTTTAAGTTTACCGGCGGATTTAAAAGCCTGATGAAAAAAGGCGGAAGCAATTTTAATATTTCATCAAATGATATTGGAATTTCGCTTTTAAGAAACAATCGCGCCAAGGAAATTGAGACAAAATTTGGAGCGACAAACTTTGCTTATTCCATTACAAAATCCTGGAATATTAGCGGTTTTGGAATTCTTTCGACATCAAAAACAGATCTGGAAACGAAGTCTCAAACCACGATTTTAGATTCTGGAGATCAGCAAAAACGTGATGAATTAACACATCAAAAAAATAATCTGGGTCTTTTTAAACTGAGTTCGACTTATAAACCAAATGATAGATTTCAATTTGATTATGACATCTTAACAAAATTATCAAAACAAAATGAAGACACGGATTTGCTTCGTGAATCTGTTGTTGATAATGTTTCGAATACAGAAACTATTTTAACGAATAAAAAGCAAGATCCAACATCTGTAAATCAAAATTTGAGTTTGTATTATACACAAAGCACTAAAAATATTTTTGCTTTTGAAATACAGCATTTATATCAGGACGAAAATCCGTTTTATAATGCTAATTTAAGAACTCAGCCTTTTGTTTTGTCGGGCTATACACCAAATCAGAATAGAAATGATTTAAATCAGGATCGGTTTGTAAAGACCAATAAAATCGATGCCAAACTCGATTACTATTATATGGTAACGCCAAAAAGCAATATCAACATTACATTAGGAAATACGTATTCATACCAAAATTTTAATTCTCATATGTTTCAAATTTTAGATAACGGAGATCGAAATGATCTGAATACGCCGGAAAACAATAATCAGGTAAACTATAATTTTGATGATGTGTTTTTGGGATTTCACTACAAAATATTGACGGGAAAATTTACTCTGACGCCAGGTTTCAGCGTGCATTCGTATGCGATGAAAAACACGCAATTAGGAACAGATTATTCGCAGAATTTCACAAAAATACTGCCGGACTTTTTTGCTCTTTATCAAATTAAAAAAGCAGAAACGCTGACTTATAATTTTTCTTTGACAAACGATTTTACAGATATTAATCAATTGGCAGCAGGTTATGTTCTGTCTGATTACAGTAGTTTGTTTAGAGGAAATCGTTTATTGGAAAATGCGACTTCGCAAGTGCATACACTTCGATATTTTAAATATAATATGTTTAATTTTGAAAATATTTTTGCCAATGCAACATATACAAAAAAAGTCGATGCCATAAAAACGGCAGCAGAATTTACCGGAATTAACCAATCATCGGTACCTTATAATTCTAATTTGGCAGACGAAACTTTCTCCGGAATGGGAAATTACGGACGTTCATTTTTAAAGAATTATAAAGCCTCTGTAAATGCAAGTTTCAATTGGTCAAAATTCAATAACATTCAAAATAAAGAATTGGCTACAACAGAAAGTTTTGTGCAGAGTTACACTGTAAAAGCTTCGACAAATTACAAAAACTTACCGAATATTGAATTTGGATACAATGCATTAATCAACAAATACAGCGGTTCAACCTATTTTACAGATAAGCCTTTTGCACGATTAGATTATTACTTTTTAAACAGTTTTTCGTTTGTTTCTGAATATGAGTTTTACCATTATTATAACGGCAATAAAACCGTCGATAACGAATATGATTTTTTAAGCGCAAGTTTAATTTATCAGAAAAAAGAGAGTAAATGGGAATATAAAATTTCGGCAACAAATCTGTTAAATACAAAGTATCTTAATGATGACAGCTTCTCACAATTTTCTACGAGAGTTTCACAATATACCGTTCAGCCGCGCTACATTATCTTTTCTATGAAGTATAATTTGTAG
- a CDS encoding DUF4153 domain-containing protein → MSKLPSLQNVLNAIQKTVFRFPLETITTILGTIFAIVLNELEYNNPNKHFYEKALMSSSLCLVLFLSISLFFISSNKKKILRFTTSLILGLLVVAFISGFRERISDVEFQQFFVLNIALHLLVSFAAFLPKKYNQEEFWEFNKQLFIRILTSGLYSIVLYCGLALAILAVEKLFNFEFYNNIYLYIFFSITGIFNTIFFLNGVPEINNDEIPLQLNYPKGLKNFTQYVLLPLISLYLVILICYEAKILVTLSLPIGWVSYLVLAFAITGILSFLLVHPIANENGNLWMRTFNRWFYYLLIPLLGLLFWAILYRINLYGFTHERYYVLLLSIWLAVVVGYFLIQKHPKIKFIPISMCLAGLFSIVGPQSANSVSKYSQLSRFENYMQKTDGTKLTFEEEQELSSIVDFLERNYGFEVLLPYAHKKLDALYKQDKDPGSGEIMKSLGFEYRSEYDRKEDLNDSFNYYFYENNDDAVENIHGYDFTFTLSKNNAFECNNCIDINNVSYSIQSKEKDYGQDLQINQEIIPLKINDFVNATSSFKNDYSNSTKKIEQKIDNSKYTILLTYINANGKIKNKKKILENYQIKVMVGIKK, encoded by the coding sequence ATGAGCAAACTTCCTTCTTTACAAAACGTATTAAACGCGATACAAAAAACAGTTTTTAGATTTCCTCTCGAAACCATTACAACCATTTTAGGAACCATTTTCGCCATTGTTCTTAATGAGTTAGAATACAATAATCCCAACAAACATTTTTACGAAAAAGCTTTAATGAGTTCTTCTCTATGCCTCGTTTTGTTTCTTTCGATTAGTTTGTTTTTTATTAGTTCGAACAAAAAGAAAATCTTACGATTTACTACAAGTTTAATTCTCGGATTATTAGTTGTCGCTTTTATCTCTGGTTTTAGGGAAAGAATTTCTGATGTCGAATTTCAGCAGTTTTTTGTTCTCAATATCGCGTTACATTTATTGGTTTCATTTGCCGCTTTTTTACCAAAAAAATACAATCAGGAAGAATTTTGGGAATTCAACAAACAGCTTTTCATTAGAATTTTAACCTCTGGTTTATATAGCATTGTTTTGTATTGTGGTTTGGCTTTGGCTATTTTAGCTGTCGAAAAACTATTTAATTTTGAGTTTTACAATAATATTTATCTCTATATCTTTTTCAGTATTACTGGAATTTTCAATACTATTTTCTTCTTAAACGGTGTTCCTGAGATTAATAATGATGAAATTCCTCTTCAGTTAAATTACCCAAAAGGACTTAAAAATTTTACACAATATGTTTTATTGCCTTTAATAAGTCTTTATCTGGTGATTTTGATTTGTTATGAAGCTAAAATACTTGTTACGCTTTCGTTGCCTATTGGCTGGGTTTCTTATCTTGTTTTAGCCTTTGCTATTACCGGAATTCTTTCTTTTTTACTGGTTCATCCTATTGCAAATGAAAACGGAAATCTCTGGATGCGAACATTCAATCGCTGGTTTTACTATTTATTAATTCCATTATTGGGATTGTTATTTTGGGCGATTTTATACCGAATTAATCTTTACGGATTTACGCATGAGCGTTATTACGTTTTACTATTGTCGATTTGGCTTGCGGTTGTTGTTGGGTATTTTTTAATTCAAAAACATCCTAAAATAAAATTCATTCCTATAAGTATGTGTTTGGCGGGATTGTTTTCTATTGTTGGTCCGCAAAGCGCTAATTCTGTTTCAAAATACAGTCAGTTATCTCGTTTTGAAAATTATATGCAGAAGACGGATGGTACAAAACTAACGTTTGAAGAAGAACAGGAATTAAGCAGTATTGTAGATTTTTTAGAACGCAATTATGGTTTTGAAGTTCTGCTTCCTTACGCTCACAAGAAATTAGACGCTCTTTATAAACAAGACAAAGATCCTGGTTCGGGTGAAATTATGAAAAGCCTAGGGTTTGAATACAGATCTGAATACGACAGAAAAGAAGATTTAAATGATTCTTTTAATTATTATTTCTACGAAAACAATGATGATGCCGTAGAAAACATTCATGGCTATGATTTTACATTTACTTTATCTAAAAACAATGCTTTTGAATGTAATAACTGTATCGATATAAATAATGTATCGTATTCAATACAATCAAAAGAGAAAGATTATGGTCAGGATTTACAGATCAATCAGGAAATAATTCCTCTTAAAATAAATGATTTTGTCAATGCAACTTCAAGTTTTAAAAATGATTATTCTAATTCGACTAAAAAAATTGAACAAAAAATCGACAACTCCAAGTATACTATTTTATTAACGTATATAAATGCGAATGGTAAGATTAAAAACAAGAAAAAAATATTAGAAAATTACCAGATAAAAGTTATGGTTGGCATTAAAAAATAA
- the metK gene encoding methionine adenosyltransferase yields the protein MAYLFTSESVSEGHPDKVADQISDALIDNFLAFDADSKVACETLVTTGQVILAGEVKSNTYLDVQQIARDVIRKIGYTKSEYMFEANSCGILSAIHEQSADINQGVDRAKPEEQGAGDQGMMFGYATNETENYMPLALDLSHKLLQELAILRRENKEITYLRPDAKSQVTLEYSDDNKPTRIDAIVISTQHDDFDEEATMLAKIKKDIIEILIPRIIAKNPAHAHLFNDKINYHINPTGKFVIGGPHGDTGLTGRKIIVDTYGGKGAHGGGAFSGKDPSKVDRSAAYATRHIAKNLVAAGVADEILVQVSYAIGVAEPMGIFIDTYGTSKVNLTNGEIAKKVEELFDMRPYFIEQRLKLRNPIYSETAAYGHMGRKPEVVTKTFSAPGGHSKTVTVELFTWEKLDFVDKVKAAFGL from the coding sequence ATGGCTTATTTATTTACGTCAGAATCTGTTAGTGAAGGTCATCCAGACAAAGTTGCAGATCAAATTTCGGATGCATTAATTGATAACTTCTTAGCATTTGATGCTGACTCAAAAGTAGCATGTGAAACTTTAGTTACAACTGGTCAGGTTATTTTGGCCGGAGAAGTTAAATCGAATACCTATCTTGATGTGCAGCAAATTGCGCGTGATGTAATCCGTAAAATTGGATATACAAAAAGCGAGTATATGTTTGAGGCAAATTCTTGTGGAATTTTATCAGCAATTCACGAACAATCTGCTGATATTAATCAAGGTGTAGACAGAGCTAAGCCAGAAGAACAAGGTGCAGGAGATCAGGGAATGATGTTTGGTTACGCAACTAACGAAACTGAGAACTACATGCCATTGGCTCTTGATTTATCTCATAAATTATTACAGGAATTAGCAATTTTAAGACGTGAAAATAAGGAAATTACTTATTTACGTCCGGATGCTAAATCTCAGGTTACTTTAGAATATAGCGATGATAACAAACCAACTCGTATTGATGCGATTGTAATCTCGACTCAACACGATGATTTTGATGAAGAAGCTACAATGCTGGCTAAAATCAAAAAAGATATTATCGAAATTTTGATTCCAAGAATCATTGCAAAAAATCCGGCGCACGCTCATTTATTCAATGATAAAATCAACTACCATATTAACCCAACCGGAAAATTCGTAATTGGTGGTCCTCACGGTGATACTGGTTTAACAGGAAGAAAAATCATTGTTGATACTTACGGTGGAAAAGGTGCTCACGGTGGTGGTGCTTTCTCAGGAAAAGATCCAAGTAAAGTAGACAGAAGTGCTGCTTATGCAACACGCCATATCGCTAAAAATTTAGTTGCTGCTGGTGTAGCTGACGAAATTTTAGTACAGGTTTCTTACGCAATTGGAGTTGCTGAACCAATGGGTATTTTCATTGATACTTACGGAACTTCTAAAGTAAATTTAACTAACGGTGAAATTGCTAAAAAAGTAGAGGAGTTATTTGATATGCGTCCTTACTTTATTGAACAGCGTTTAAAATTAAGAAATCCTATTTACAGCGAAACTGCTGCTTACGGACACATGGGACGTAAACCAGAAGTTGTAACTAAAACTTTTTCTGCTCCGGGCGGACATTCAAAAACAGTTACTGTAGAATTGTTTACTTGGGAAAAACTTGATTTTGTAGACAAAGTAAAAGCTGCATTCGGACTTTAA
- a CDS encoding O-acetylhomoserine aminocarboxypropyltransferase/cysteine synthase family protein: MSTQKFATNALHAGHDVTKNGSTRAVPIYQTSSYVFNNADHAANLFGLAEAGFIYTRLNNPTNDVLEQRLAALEGGIAAVVTASGASAIATTFLTLLKAGDHIVASNSLYGGTYNLLKVTLPRLGITTTFVDPSKAENFTKAAKENTRAFFVESLGNPKLDVLDLKAISAEAKKFKVPFIVDNTVATSYLLKPIEHGANIVIHSLTKYIAGNGTSLGGAIIDAGTFDWSNGKFPEFTEPSAGYHGLVYHEALGNAAFIAKARIEGLRDFGSALSPFNAFQIIQGLETLPIRIKKHSENALALAEWLEKQDEVVWVNYPGLKTNKYYDLAKQYLPEGQSGIITFGLKGGFDAAKKVVDQTKLFSLLANIGDTKSLIIHPASTTHQQLTDAEQLETGVSKDLIRLSVGIEDIEDLIADLKTVFASVTQSQYSINKN; this comes from the coding sequence ATGAGCACACAAAAATTTGCAACAAACGCACTACACGCAGGACACGACGTAACTAAAAACGGAAGCACAAGAGCAGTACCAATTTACCAAACATCATCGTATGTATTTAATAACGCAGATCATGCTGCCAATTTATTTGGTCTTGCCGAAGCAGGATTTATTTACACCCGATTAAATAATCCAACAAACGATGTTTTAGAACAGCGACTGGCCGCGCTTGAAGGCGGAATCGCAGCTGTTGTTACAGCATCCGGAGCATCGGCAATTGCAACAACTTTCCTGACTTTGCTAAAAGCCGGAGACCATATTGTAGCGTCAAACAGTTTATACGGCGGAACTTATAATTTATTAAAAGTAACATTGCCGCGTTTAGGAATTACAACAACATTTGTTGATCCTTCAAAAGCAGAAAACTTCACAAAAGCAGCAAAAGAAAATACAAGAGCTTTCTTTGTAGAATCGTTGGGAAACCCAAAATTAGATGTTCTTGATTTGAAAGCAATTTCGGCAGAAGCCAAAAAATTTAAAGTGCCTTTTATTGTAGATAATACAGTTGCGACTTCTTATTTATTAAAGCCAATTGAACACGGTGCTAATATTGTCATTCACTCATTGACCAAATATATTGCCGGAAACGGTACTTCATTAGGAGGCGCCATTATCGACGCCGGGACTTTTGACTGGTCTAACGGAAAATTTCCTGAATTTACAGAACCTTCTGCAGGATATCACGGTTTAGTGTATCATGAAGCTTTAGGAAACGCAGCTTTTATTGCAAAAGCAAGAATTGAAGGATTACGTGATTTTGGTTCCGCTTTAAGCCCTTTTAATGCTTTTCAGATTATTCAGGGATTAGAAACTTTGCCAATCCGAATTAAAAAACACAGCGAAAATGCTTTGGCTCTTGCCGAATGGTTAGAGAAACAAGATGAGGTGGTTTGGGTGAATTATCCGGGTTTAAAAACCAATAAATATTATGATTTAGCCAAACAATATCTTCCGGAAGGACAAAGCGGAATTATCACTTTTGGATTAAAAGGCGGTTTTGATGCAGCTAAAAAAGTAGTCGACCAAACGAAATTATTTTCACTATTGGCAAATATTGGCGACACAAAATCATTAATAATCCATCCGGCAAGTACCACGCATCAGCAATTAACAGATGCTGAACAATTAGAAACCGGAGTTTCAAAAGATTTAATCCGACTTTCTGTTGGAATTGAAGATATCGAAGATTTAATCGCCGATTTAAAAACGGTTTTTGCAAGCGTGACACAATCACAATATAGCATTAATAAGAATTAG
- a CDS encoding aspartate kinase — protein sequence MSKLKINIILFGIGNIGSTLINQIIESQEFFLQSKNIDFHFPIITNSTVAFFEKEGVGYAWETNFVQLAVPFKVEDIVEFAKENEFENLIAVDATASDELISHYNTLIQNGFNIVAVNKKANTLPIDLYKEIRENLKKYDKEFLYETSVDTGFPVLQTLRDLYYSGEKITKIRGVFADNLSYVFNRFSNEETTFSSVLKDASLLGLMRSTFKEDLSGNDTAKKLLILTREIGKDFELSDIKINSLIKEEHLEKNGILNKEAIDRHFKIAKITQADNHVLRYVGEFDVEKNTLEVKLVSESAASAIGQLKGSDTIFEIYTKSYADVPIVIQSASACKQAISRGIITDILKIAEKIKNKEAVWL from the coding sequence ATGTCAAAGCTTAAAATAAATATTATCCTTTTCGGAATTGGAAATATCGGCAGCACATTAATTAATCAGATTATAGAAAGCCAGGAATTTTTTCTGCAAAGCAAAAACATCGACTTTCATTTTCCGATTATTACCAATTCTACAGTTGCCTTTTTTGAAAAAGAAGGCGTTGGATATGCCTGGGAAACCAATTTTGTGCAATTGGCGGTTCCTTTTAAAGTAGAAGATATCGTAGAATTTGCGAAAGAAAATGAATTTGAAAATTTGATTGCTGTTGATGCTACAGCGAGCGACGAATTAATAAGTCATTATAATACGTTGATTCAAAACGGATTTAATATTGTGGCGGTAAATAAAAAAGCCAATACGCTGCCCATTGATCTTTACAAAGAAATAAGAGAGAATCTTAAAAAATACGACAAAGAGTTTTTGTATGAAACATCCGTAGATACAGGATTTCCGGTTTTGCAGACTTTAAGAGATTTATACTATTCCGGAGAAAAAATAACCAAAATACGAGGTGTTTTCGCTGATAATCTAAGTTATGTTTTTAATCGATTTTCAAATGAAGAAACTACTTTTTCTTCTGTTTTAAAAGATGCCAGTTTATTAGGATTGATGCGTTCTACTTTTAAAGAAGATTTATCCGGAAATGATACGGCCAAAAAACTGTTGATTTTGACCAGAGAAATAGGAAAGGATTTTGAACTCTCGGATATTAAAATTAATTCTCTTATTAAGGAAGAACATTTAGAGAAAAACGGTATCCTTAATAAAGAAGCTATCGACAGACATTTTAAAATTGCAAAAATCACCCAGGCCGATAATCATGTACTGCGATATGTAGGAGAATTTGATGTGGAGAAAAATACATTAGAGGTAAAATTGGTTTCGGAGTCGGCAGCATCAGCAATTGGACAACTGAAAGGTTCGGATACAATTTTTGAAATTTACACAAAATCGTATGCCGATGTTCCAATCGTAATTCAAAGCGCTTCGGCTTGTAAACAGGCAATTTCAAGAGGAATTATAACCGATATTTTAAAAATTGCCGAAAAAATTAAAAATAAAGAAGCAGTTTGGCTTTAA
- a CDS encoding alpha/beta fold hydrolase, with the protein MENIPNPISIQNFTTENGALYHSLPLSFTLSGLPLHSAPIVLVNHALTGNAQVTGENGWWNDLIGEEKTIDSNRYTILAFNVPGNGTDAFIIENYQDFTTRDIARIFLEGVKALNIAQVYAIIGGSVGGGIAWEMLALEPNITQNLIPIATDWKSTDWMIANCFLQEQILNNSSKPIEDARIHAMLCYRSPESFKEKFQRTVNENLSVFNIESWLAHHGDKLQKRYQLASYKLMNQLLKTIDITRNSENFECLLAKTDAAIHIIGINSDLFFTAKENKETYQELKKFKDNVFYSEIDSVHGHDAFLIEYKQLDHLLADIFKAETIAK; encoded by the coding sequence TTGGAAAATATACCAAACCCTATCAGCATACAAAATTTCACCACCGAAAATGGTGCACTTTACCATTCGTTACCTTTAAGTTTTACCCTTTCTGGTTTGCCATTACATAGCGCGCCTATTGTTTTGGTGAATCACGCTTTGACAGGAAATGCTCAGGTGACCGGCGAAAATGGCTGGTGGAACGACTTAATTGGTGAAGAAAAAACAATTGATTCCAACAGATATACCATACTGGCATTCAACGTTCCCGGCAACGGAACAGATGCGTTTATTATAGAAAATTACCAGGATTTTACCACCAGAGATATTGCCCGAATCTTTTTAGAAGGCGTTAAAGCTTTAAATATTGCACAGGTTTATGCCATTATTGGCGGTTCTGTAGGTGGCGGAATTGCTTGGGAAATGCTTGCTTTAGAACCTAATATTACTCAGAATTTAATACCAATTGCAACAGACTGGAAATCGACAGACTGGATGATTGCCAATTGTTTCCTGCAGGAACAAATCCTTAATAATTCATCAAAACCAATTGAAGATGCCAGAATTCATGCCATGTTATGTTACAGATCTCCGGAATCATTCAAAGAAAAATTTCAAAGAACTGTCAACGAAAACCTTTCTGTTTTTAATATAGAAAGCTGGCTGGCACATCACGGAGATAAATTGCAAAAAAGATATCAATTGGCATCTTATAAATTAATGAACCAATTGCTAAAAACCATAGATATTACAAGAAACAGCGAAAATTTCGAATGCTTACTAGCAAAAACAGATGCCGCAATTCATATTATCGGAATCAATTCTGATTTGTTTTTTACGGCAAAAGAAAATAAAGAAACCTATCAGGAGTTAAAAAAGTTTAAAGACAATGTTTTTTACAGCGAAATAGATTCAGTTCACGGGCATGACGCTTTTTTAATAGAGTACAAACAATTAGATCATTTACTTGCCGATATTTTTAAGGCAGAAACAATAGCAAAATAA